The nucleotide window CGAGGACATCAGGGAAGTGATCGCGTCGTTCCGAATTGCCGCTGAGCGAGCACGCGAGGCCGGCTTCCGGGTGATCGAGGTCTACGCCGCGCATGGGTTTCTCATCCACCAGTTTTACTCGCCGCTCGCGAACCAACGGCGCGATGACTACGGCGGAAGCCTCGAAGGACGATGCCGTCTGGCACTCGAGATCGCCGCAGCGATCCGCGAGGTTTGGCCAGACGAATACCCACTGGTCTTCCGCCTATCGGTCACCGACTGGCATCCCGAGGGCTGGCAAGTGGACGACACAATCTACCTCGCACAACGACTGAAGGACCTCGGCGTCGACGCGATCGACTGCTCAAGCGGCGGCATCTCAGGACGGGAACGTCCGCAGGGCATGACCCTCGAGCACGGCTATCAGCTCGCCCTCGCCGCGCGGGTGAAGACGGCAGCACGCATCGCGACGATCGGTGTCGGACTTCTTTGGGACCCGAAGCTGGTCGACCGCTCGATCGACCAAGGCGATATCGACCTCGTCGCACTCGGTCGCGAACTGCTGGAGGACCCGAACTGGCCATTGCAGGCGGCCCGCGAACTTGGCGCCGACGGGGTTCATGGGATGTGGCACCCGGAGTTCGGGTGGTGGCTCGAGAAACGGGCGCGGGCTGTCCGCAGACTCGGGATACGCAAGTGATCGACCATTGATCATCAACAACGCCCTCGGCCCGAAATCCCGGCGCGATTGCTCTTGCCGCGACCCAGGATAGATACAACATCCCTTAGGACAGGAACTCGATGGAGGAGTAGGTAGCCGCGCACTGCGAGATCTAGACATCGTCATTGTTGACGTCGCCCGTGCATGAAGTGGCGGCCCCGTTCGAGATTGAGCAGGTATCGCAGATGAGCTGATAAAGCCTTGGCGGTCTCGGCTATGGTCCTTCACCCTACGATTTGCTGCAGGGCTTGCCGCCTGCACGACGATGGCCATGCGGTTATCTGCACAACGCAAGAGTCTCCCGCCTGAGCGAGCGCGAATGACAGTCGTGCATTCGAAACGTTCCGACATGATGCCCACCGATCTTTTCACACGAACGATTGTACTCGAAGGGCCACTCAATCACTCAATGACGACAGCGCCAGATGATTCTTGGGATAGCCGATCGCTGTCCAGTCGATCCGACCATGGTGCGCGGATCGGATATTCAGACCGGGCTCTATTGAGGGCAAGCTCTGTGGCGCAATGTAGCTGATGTCTATTTTGGTCGCACTGGGAATAAATCTACCAGCATCGTACTTCTAAACGTTAATTCTTTCGGCCGCACCATTGGTTTTTGGATGCATCGCCGAATGCATCGATTCCATAGCCGGAGGTCTTTGGCGGTGGAGACCTACGCTCATATTTTTGGGCTACAGGCATGGAAAAAAGAACACGGACCACCGAAAAAGTTGAGGCAGTGTCGCAGGCGACGTTATACTTTCGATCTTGAGGGAACACGAGATGTATGCACATATTTTGGTCGCAAGGGATGGCTCTAGTCTGGCGGTCGATCAGTCGATAGCCGCTCGAGATTTTCCGATTTCCCCGGCAGCACCTCCTCCATGAACTTGTGAAGGATAAGTCCGCGCTCGCGGCCGCCTCTGCCGCGAAACTATAGCGTGTCGGGGCGTCGTCCATCCATGATAACACTGGCACTAGAGGCGCCAGATAGTTACCCTGTTCCGGCCCAGATGCTTGGATTGATACAACGCCGCATCAACCTGGTGAAAGACGTCGGCCGGCGATTGTGGCCCTTCAAAAATCCCAAGCCCCATCGAAACCGTCACCACACCGTAGGGTTGGTTCCCGGGGTGTGTAATTGCCAACGCACCGACTCGATTCCGCAATGCCTCAAAAAAAGTGTGTGCGTCCAGAGCGGCGCGTGTACGACACGCCATGAGAAACTCCTCGCCGCCGATCCGGAAAAAAAGATCGTCGGCATTTGTTAAATGCGTGCGCAGAACCGTGCCTATTTGGCGCAGAACGTCGTCTCCAGCCGCATGGCCATGCCTGTCATTGTAGCTTTTGAAATTGTCGATATCGAGAATGGCGACGGATCGGAATAGGCCATCGTTGGCCGTGTTGAGATATTCTGGAAATTGTCGTGAGTAGGCATGCCGGTTCGGTATTCCCGTCAACGCGTCGATACTGGCGCTGCGTGCTTCGGTGATATCCGTAAAAATCCAGATTCGCGCAGCCAACCTTCCACCTTCATCGAACGGCACACTGCGCCGCGAAAAAATGCGGCCGTCCTTGAGCAGAATTTCGTCCTCGGAGGTCTCCTGGGCCAGCTGCAGCCGATCCACCTCGCGAAGGAAACCCTCCGGGTCCAGCAGTTGGTCCGTCACGAAAGTGAGCATGCCGAGCTCGTTCTTCGTGCTCACCAATTCGTCTGGAATCTTCCAGAGCTGAGCAAAAGAGCGATTCGCATAGACTACGCGACGCTCGGAGTCGGTTAGTAGGACGCCGTCCGGAAGCGCATCCAAAGTCCGCTCGAACAGCGAGCGCACGGCAGTCCCTCCAAATGTCATGCGCTTCAATCCTCTAGTCCGCCCCAATTGCGCTCGGTCATTGTATCCGGGAATGGTTGTAGTTTCGTCACTTACGCCCTTGCCCAATAGATCGAGGATGCGGTGTTCACGAGCATGCACTCCTTGCGCTCAGGATCCTCAAGCGATCGCTTCAAGACATCGGAAAAGAACGCTTCGATGGCTTCGCGGGGCGGTAATGCACGGCAACGTCGGATACGGTCGGCTACGCTGTTCTCCACATAGCGGTCCAACGATTTGGCGAAGAGCGTGCGCTCATCCCCGAATGCGTTGTAAAGGCTCGCGCCGGTGATCCGGGTCTTGTCGATAAGGTCGCGCACTGACGTTGCCTCGTTGCCTCGTAGCCATGGCGCCAGAAGCATTGCATTGCCGCGTCGAGCACGGCTTCCTCATCGAATTCTCTTGGTCTTGCCATCCGGCGCTCTCGCAAAATTCCAGCTTCGCGTCTTGCCATATTGTCCGCGCCGATGCATTCTAGAACAAGTGAACTAGAACTCAAGGTGTGACGGCCGTCATCGTTTCTCTGCCGGCAGCCTTGGACGATCCAAAGGCTGGAATCATGGCTGCCCAGGAGGCGATTGAAGTTACACGAGCGGAACGCGTGGCGTCATGGCGGGGCACGCGGCTTGAGGGTCTGCTCTGGGCTGCTCTATCGATCGCGATCTTTTCAGGCTGGTTCGTGGTGACCCGGTTCAGCGTCACGCGCGAATTGCAGGTCTGGGACGTGACCGCGCTTCGCTTCGGCGTGGGCGCCGTCCTCCTTGCCCCGGCTGTCCTGCGTCGCGGTTCGCGCCTTCCCATGTCTGCATGGGGTGAGGGGCTTTTGTTTGCATTGCTGTGGGGTGCACCCTTCGTGCTCCTCGTGGCGCTCGGGCTCAAACTGACTTCGGCGGCACAGGCCGCCTCCATTGCTCCAACGACGATGCCTCTCGTCGCAGGAATACTCTCCTTCGTCTTCCTGAAGGAACAGCAGGGGTGGATCCGGTGGACTGGATATGCCGCGATCCTCGCCGGACTGGTCTGCCTCACCGGAGCCGTCACGACACAGGCTCCGCCCA belongs to Xanthobacter autotrophicus Py2 and includes:
- a CDS encoding NADH:flavin oxidoreductase/NADH oxidase (PFAM: NADH:flavin oxidoreductase/NADH oxidase~KEGG: rpb:RPB_0881 NADH:flavin oxidoreductase/NADH oxidase) codes for the protein MADRATPMTTPLEADQSQLQRRETYQMTLFEPFLLRGVTLKNRVVVSPMSQYRAQHGVANDWHLVHLGRFALGGAALVFCEATAVQEHGRRTHGDLGIWSDAHIDRLAAVTRFLSQEGAVAGIQLAHAGRKASERRPWHGETPVDSEDIAQRGEKPWAALGPSAIPYAEGWPAPAAMSIEDIREVIASFRIAAERAREAGFRVIEVYAAHGFLIHQFYSPLANQRRDDYGGSLEGRCRLALEIAAAIREVWPDEYPLVFRLSVTDWHPEGWQVDDTIYLAQRLKDLGVDAIDCSSGGISGRERPQGMTLEHGYQLALAARVKTAARIATIGVGLLWDPKLVDRSIDQGDIDLVALGRELLEDPNWPLQAARELGADGVHGMWHPEFGWWLEKRARAVRRLGIRK
- a CDS encoding diguanylate cyclase with PAS/PAC sensor (TIGRFAM: diguanylate cyclase~PFAM: GGDEF domain containing protein; PAS fold-4 domain protein~SMART: PAS domain containing protein~KEGG: syg:sync_1512 GGDEF/EAL domain protein), with product MTFGGTAVRSLFERTLDALPDGVLLTDSERRVVYANRSFAQLWKIPDELVSTKNELGMLTFVTDQLLDPEGFLREVDRLQLAQETSEDEILLKDGRIFSRRSVPFDEGGRLAARIWIFTDITEARSASIDALTGIPNRHAYSRQFPEYLNTANDGLFRSVAILDIDNFKSYNDRHGHAAGDDVLRQIGTVLRTHLTNADDLFFRIGGEEFLMACRTRAALDAHTFFEALRNRVGALAITHPGNQPYGVVTVSMGLGIFEGPQSPADVFHQVDAALYQSKHLGRNRVTIWRL
- a CDS encoding regulatory protein, TetR (KEGG: reu:Reut_B4319 regulatory protein, TetR); the encoded protein is MLLAPWLRGNEATSVRDLIDKTRITGASLYNAFGDERTLFAKSLDRYVENSVADRIRRCRALPPREAIEAFFSDVLKRSLEDPERKECMLVNTASSIYWARA
- a CDS encoding protein of unknown function DUF6 transmembrane (PFAM: protein of unknown function DUF6 transmembrane~KEGG: rru:Rru_A3071 protein of unknown function DUF6, transmembrane) — encoded protein: MAAQEAIEVTRAERVASWRGTRLEGLLWAALSIAIFSGWFVVTRFSVTRELQVWDVTALRFGVGAVLLAPAVLRRGSRLPMSAWGEGLLFALLWGAPFVLLVALGLKLTSAAQAASIAPTTMPLVAGILSFVFLKEQQGWIRWTGYAAILAGLVCLTGAVTTQAPPSPAGVTALAAAGGMWAVYTLLFRRSGLSSIQAAALICIWSAALFLPAYVLFGLSHLGRASASEIALQLFYQGVLMGAVALVTFNRAVSLLGASAATAMIALVPAAASLLAIPALGETPSFVEGIAIAVIVVGVLLAASRPSSATLSIQPQETP